A single genomic interval of Sphingobacteriales bacterium harbors:
- a CDS encoding YceI family protein: MKQLFVIFSLMACSAFFAPQITQAQVYKTKTGIIAFYSESPLENITAVNSTVRAAVNAGTGDVQFSALMKAFEFEKALMQEHFNENYVESDKFPKSTFKGSITNLSDINFSQDGSYDANVSGSLTLHGVTQAISTSGKIIITNGQPQVECTFTILLSDYGISIPAVVKNNISNIIGISIIAPLQLQQAIE, translated from the coding sequence ATGAAACAATTATTTGTAATTTTTAGCCTAATGGCCTGTTCAGCGTTTTTTGCCCCTCAGATAACCCAGGCGCAAGTTTATAAAACCAAAACCGGAATAATTGCTTTTTATTCCGAGTCGCCGCTTGAAAATATTACCGCCGTTAATTCTACGGTAAGGGCTGCCGTCAATGCCGGTACCGGCGACGTACAATTTAGCGCCTTAATGAAAGCTTTTGAATTTGAAAAGGCACTTATGCAAGAGCATTTTAACGAAAACTACGTTGAGAGCGATAAATTCCCAAAATCAACTTTTAAAGGTAGTATTACCAACCTCTCGGACATTAACTTTTCGCAAGATGGTTCTTACGATGCCAATGTATCCGGTAGTTTAACGCTACACGGCGTAACGCAAGCAATAAGTACTTCCGGAAAAATTATTATAACCAACGGTCAGCCTCAAGTTGAATGTACTTTCACTATTTTATTATCTGATTACGGCATTAGCATACCGGCTGTAGTTAAAAACAATATATCAAATATAATTGGCATTAGTATTATTGCTCCTTTGCAATTACAACAAGCAATCGAATAA